A region of the Aethina tumida isolate Nest 87 chromosome 3, icAetTumi1.1, whole genome shotgun sequence genome:
aatctaacgtttaagaaaatgttaattgcattggtaaatgtttaaatctatacacattacataatttttatgcatTTACAGAGTAAACTTCTACAATCCTGCCGTGGGAAAGCCAGCCAATCTTCAGAACTCCGCCGTTCTGAGGATGCTGGAGGAAGAGGAGAACCGTCAACGAAATGGTCATCATCCGAGTAAGTAGACCGATATTTTCTAATTGACCCAACCCACCCCCAATTTACGATGAGTAAACTAAAATCTCCATAAAACTTCAATCAAACCCAGTGTTGAGTGTTGTAAAGTTAGAGAATTACGAGCTTGTTTACTCATGGTAACCAATAAAAAGCGTTTAGTCACCGCGTTATGCAAGATTAGTGCGACCAGGAATCGAGTCGCAAGCGCGAAAATTGCACAAGTGCACCGAAAATAGTGTGACGTTGTGTATTCCCAGGTAACGATTACGCGCCGAAATCCTTGCGAGAGAATACAGTGTGGCCGCCCCGGGAACACGAAATTAAGAACCAAATCCGAGGCGTGTTCAAAGACACCGTCGTTCCAGGTAAAGACCATTCAGTTTTGCGCAGGACCGGCTCTAGTGCACCGGGTTCTCGGGCTTCCGTCTGTGACAATTCTATAGTAGTGGATTTTTGATTGGCAACAATCGTTGTCCGTTACTAGTGATCGTTGTACCGCTTGTGTAACTAAATTACATACGGTGTACCATTTGCAACACTTTCTCAGGTAGTCGGTATGGTCATTTCTGATTTTGATGACGTTAATCACCTTGTCTAGGTACAGGTGGCCAAAATAGTTACGACCCGAAATAGTTCCTCAATTAACGTCATACGGTGAATTGCATATTTGAGATGAGAAAACACGCACAGCTGctcttaataaacaaattctgACTGGTTTTAATAATAGGTGACCAAGTTGTTCTAGTTCTGGGAAAATATTCGTCCCCGGTGAAAAATGAATTCCTTgttctattttaatgtttggtaTAATTTGCATTCTGAGTTCCTATTTATTTTCtccattaaaatgaatttcaatttcattatttagattatccCAATAGCGCTTTCTAGAAGTTTTTTTCTCTAACATTTAGGAAAACGTAGTAAATAACAGTTGTAATATGCATATCTTTCAAAGATAATATGGATTTTTTTGGCTAATACAGCCTTtagtacattaattattaatagtgtTGCGAATTGTACATGCATGAAAACACGTGCTTCATAGATTAGATGTTTGTATCTGTATCTCCGTACACACTTCATTCCACACTCATTACATCATGCACAGCATTTTCTATACGATAAtactttgaattaataataactttctttaatccaaacaaaataaatcaaaagataaataattggcACAACTTGGCACacataaaagaaatatgtataatatattatatttaatgtaataggtttaaataactaaaacgaCCTCTATTCTCTAAAAATGATTTACGGCCAACGAAAACATTGTTTCTATTTCACATGCCTAATCatcatttcaaataatataaattgtccctgtcatttcttaattaattataaataattttaagtaaacatATTGATactatttaagaaattgtcgtaatatttcaataaaaattttctttaaatatattattatatttcctagctactttttaaaattttggcggatgcgccaGTTTGAATATATACTTTTCCAATAACTTTATCTGGTGTTacgtaaaacataaaattaattaagaaatgatTTGATAGACATAAACATAcagatattttgtatattattttaactagtGACTTTTTCCAGGTGTGAAAAGAGTTGCTTGGCCGCCACCGCAAGACAGTGGAGAATTCACAGAACAAGAAGCAGTGCAAGCTCAGGTAggcaacattttttatgtctccattaactaaaattaacggTACTTAGATAACTAATATGAGCTTGGCCCTTTTGGCAAAAGAAATCTTCGAAACTCCAACCGTGCATGGGACAAACATCACTCAATAGTGTTTTTTCCTTGTTTTGCGTATGTCGTATGTGTTTTTAAAGTGATGTCGATTGTTACGGAAAATCAggccttttattttttttataacttagtAGGAATATGGTCACAGATGGCACAATAGAATTATGTAGGTAAATTTGAaggattttatataaaattgggtTCAATGTGCGTTCACATAATTTCGTCTCGTGAATCAACAGATTTATGtcagatataaatttaaaaatttcgaaataattaatacgcaTACAATTTCTTAACTAATAtcattagataaataaatttatgtcaataattatttttagataaatttagttgtcttaaattaaatgtacctAAAAATTACTTGCGTAATTCTTAGATCGATTTGGAGAACCATTCTGTGGCTGCGGTCTTGTCATGGATCTTTTTTTGATAACGGTCCCTTTATTTTTGTGTCAGGGTGGAGCCCAATACCCCTCTCAGTCACCCGGCTTGCAGAATAATCACGCTCCTAACCACCAGGCGGCATCTCCCCAACCGGCATACCGCCCGTTGCACGTTCAAACCGGCTCGGCCTCCCCAATTGTCCAATCTCCCCATTCGCCCGTCTTAAACCAAAGTCCCGCGGGCTACAGGCCTGCTACACCTGTTAAGCAGTGGGCCCCTGTTCATTCTCCCGTCGGTACCCCGACAAGATCGCCTCAATTCCAACCCCATTTTAACGCACCTCAACAATATCAACCACCCCAACAACAATACCAATCACCCCAACAACATTACCAACCACCTCAACAATATCAACCACCCCAACAGCAATACCAACCACCTCAACAACATTACCAACCACCCCAACAATATCAACCAGCCCCTCAACAATATCAACCCCCTCCacaacaataccaaccaccTCAACAGCAATATCAGCCACCCCaacaacaataccaaccaccccaacaacaataccaaccaccccaacaacaataccaaccaccccaacaacaataccaaccaccccaacaacaataccaaccaccCCAACAACAATATCAACCACCCCAACAACAATACCAACCTCCCCAACAGCAATATCAACCTCCCCAACAACAATATCAACCACCCCAACAACAATACCAACCTCCACAACAACAATCCCAACCTCCCCaacaacaataccaaccaccCCAACAACAATATCAGCCTCCACAACAACAATCCCAAACTCCCCAACCTCAACAACAGCCACAAACTTCTCAGTCAACCCCCGTGCAACAGGCTAGTCAGCCACAAGTACAGGTACGCAACTTTGGTGTTATATGGATTTTGCTTCGTAGAACGCTCCCTGGCCAACAACCCTTACATGCATTTTTTGTCCGTTTTGATCTATGTAGAATTGCCATTTGGATTTTCGTAGTAggtttttgaatttgtcgccgATTATAATCGGGGACGATAATCaccatcaataattataaggaAATGAAAGGCATATTAAAAGATAGAAGATgtaataagataaatttaaataatttcaatgaatGAGGAATAGTTTATCAAACCAGGGCAACACTAAAAATTGATgcattttacatataattttttctatcaacagaaacattttcataaattaaatttcgttttAAGTTTTTCGGTTTGTAACGTCTATGGCACTGCAGTGCAGTAATTTGTTTtgcaaagaaattttatttgtttacttatCTAATCAGTGAttatgtttctttttaatttaaattttgtacattattaactctacagaaaattaattcatgttttagataatttcacctttgaaatatacatttttaacatatgaattttctcattttatatgtaacaaatataattatttcatttagcaTTCATTAGCAAACGTGAGCATTTCAGTGCCAGAGATAAACTCATTTAGGCCCCAGGCATGGAAAATCCACATATTACACTCAAACACAAATATTCAACATGATTATTGCGCAGGCACCAGCACAAGCGTCAGCTGCTCCAGGTCGTCAGCAAAGTGCACCAGCTCCTGCACCGGCTCCGGCCCCAGCTCAAAAGAAGGTCGTTGAGCCGCCACCGGCGACTATCACTTTGCGCCCTCAAGCGCCCGTCAGTCAGGCTCCCGCCCCGTTGATCACCTCTCAACCAGCCACGGCAACCTTAAGGGGTAAATATCCATTTCAcacattgttgttttataatataaatacatgaATTTTTGCAAAGATCAAAGtcattgttatattaatttcaacactATAAGTttcatatacaaattttttgcAAAAGTTcttgaaattattgataaatccCTCTTCCCTACATAAGTGTATAGAGTCTGTACCGACTGGAAATACTATAAACCGAGCTTAGATCTATGCTATTAACGCTCTGACATTAAAGCATTAAGTGcatgttttcatttttaatttgaaaaagagTAGTTCTGCCCTTCAAAATGGTATATACAACAAATGCGGCTGAGATAtcttttccaaaatttaaataataaacatcatCGCGTACAGTACCGTATTTAGTTTGGCTTTACAACACGTTGATTTATACAATAGAATATTCACAGGTAAGTAACCCTGTGATTATTCGTACTGAAAATACTGACTGATATCAGTAACGCTTGCCGGCTGCCACCACTAAAACCGACACCGGAATAAAACTACTAATTTTCCAGGTGGCAAACACCTCAGAGGTGACCTTAAATGGCCTCCGGAAGATGTAAAAAAACTCATGGAGGAGGAACGACTTAAAGCAGAAGAAAATAGTCTTGGATCCACATACGTACCtagtactta
Encoded here:
- the LOC109598284 gene encoding uncharacterized protein LOC109598284 isoform X1, producing the protein MATQPRLVNKQFNSPIGLYSEQNVREVIDRETQILSNGAVGVNFYNPAVGKPANLQNSAVLRMLEEEENRQRNGHHPSNDYAPKSLRENTVWPPREHEIKNQIRGVFKDTVVPGVKRVAWPPPQDSGEFTEQEAVQAQGGAQYPSQSPGLQNNHAPNHQAASPQPAYRPLHVQTGSASPIVQSPHSPVLNQSPAGYRPATPVKQWAPVHSPVGTPTRSPQFQPHFNAPQQYQPPQQQYQSPQQHYQPPQQYQPPQQQYQPPQQHYQPPQQYQPAPQQYQPPPQQYQPPQQQYQPPQQQYQPPQQQYQPPQQQYQPPQQQYQPPQQQYQPPQQQYQPPQQQYQPPQQQYQPPQQQYQPPQQQYQPPQQQSQPPQQQYQPPQQQYQPPQQQSQTPQPQQQPQTSQSTPVQQASQPQVQAPAQASAAPGRQQSAPAPAPAPAPAQKKVVEPPPATITLRPQAPVSQAPAPLITSQPATATLRGGKHLRGDLKWPPEDVKKLMEEERLKAEENSLGSTYVPSGKHLRGDLKWPPEDVRARMEQERKHEEEIAMGPAVRPPKNIKDYSSFYEQNRLNDTYPRYVIPPGTQFFRPV
- the LOC109598284 gene encoding uncharacterized protein LOC109598284 isoform X4 translates to MATQPRLVNKQFNSPIGLYSEQNVREVIDRETQILSNGAVGVNFYNPAVGKPANLQNSAVLRMLEEEENRQRNGHHPSNDYAPKSLRENTVWPPREHEIKNQIRGVFKDTVVPGVKRVAWPPPQDSGEFTEQEAVQAQGGAQYPSQSPGLQNNHAPNHQAASPQPAYRPLHVQTGSASPIVQSPHSPVLNQSPAGYRPATPVKQWAPVHSPVGTPTRSPQFQPHFNAPQQYQPPQQQYQSPQQHYQPPQQYQPPQQQYQPPQQHYQPPQQYQPAPQQYQPPPQQYQPPQQQYQPPQQQYQPPQQQYQPPQQQYQPPQQQYQPPQQQYQPPQQQYQPPQQQYQPPQQQYQPPQQQYQPPQQQYQPPQQQSQPPQQQYQPPQQQYQPPQQQSQTPQPQQQPQTSQSTPVQQASQPQVQAPAQASAAPGRQQSAPAPAPAPAPAQKKVVEPPPATITLRPQAPVSQAPAPLITSQPATATLRGGEAPKTGTKFVFYPSAEEENKKRIALAKGRLLRPRRIQRDYTELFEKNDVVHTVPKYRAPPGTAVADVSDL
- the LOC109598284 gene encoding uncharacterized protein LOC109598284 isoform X2 — protein: MATQPRLVNKQFNSPIGLYSEQNVREVIDRETQILSNGAVGVNFYNPAVGKPANLQNSAVLRMLEEEENRQRNGHHPSVKRVAWPPPQDSGEFTEQEAVQAQGGAQYPSQSPGLQNNHAPNHQAASPQPAYRPLHVQTGSASPIVQSPHSPVLNQSPAGYRPATPVKQWAPVHSPVGTPTRSPQFQPHFNAPQQYQPPQQQYQSPQQHYQPPQQYQPPQQQYQPPQQHYQPPQQYQPAPQQYQPPPQQYQPPQQQYQPPQQQYQPPQQQYQPPQQQYQPPQQQYQPPQQQYQPPQQQYQPPQQQYQPPQQQYQPPQQQYQPPQQQYQPPQQQSQPPQQQYQPPQQQYQPPQQQSQTPQPQQQPQTSQSTPVQQASQPQVQAPAQASAAPGRQQSAPAPAPAPAPAQKKVVEPPPATITLRPQAPVSQAPAPLITSQPATATLRGGKHLRGDLKWPPEDVKKLMEEERLKAEENSLGSTYVPSGKHLRGDLKWPPEDVRARMEQERKHEEEIAMGPAVRPPKNIKDYSSFYEQNRLNDTYPRYVIPPGTQFFRPV
- the LOC109598284 gene encoding uncharacterized protein LOC109598284 isoform X3 — translated: MATQPRLVNKQFNSPIGLYSEQNVREVIDRETQILSNGAVGVNFYNPAVGKPANLQNSAVLRMLEEEENRQRNGHHPSNDYAPKSLRENTVWPPREHEIKNQIRGVFKDTVVPGVKRVAWPPPQDSGEFTEQEAVQAQGGAQYPSQSPGLQNNHAPNHQAASPQPAYRPLHVQTGSASPIVQSPHSPVLNQSPAGYRPATPVKQWAPVHSPVGTPTRSPQFQPHFNAPQQYQPPQQQYQSPQQHYQPPQQYQPPQQQYQPPQQHYQPPQQYQPAPQQYQPPPQQYQPPQQQYQPPQQQYQPPQQQYQPPQQQYQPPQQQYQPPQQQYQPPQQQYQPPQQQYQPPQQQYQPPQQQYQPPQQQYQPPQQQSQPPQQQYQPPQQQYQPPQQQSQTPQPQQQPQTSQSTPVQQASQPQVQAPAQASAAPGRQQSAPAPAPAPAPAQKKVVEPPPATITLRPQAPVSQAPAPLITSQPATATLRGGKHLRGDLKWPPEDVRARMEQERKHEEEIAMGPAVRPPKNIKDYSSFYEQNRLNDTYPRYVIPPGTQFFRPV
- the LOC109598284 gene encoding uncharacterized protein LOC109598284 isoform X5; this translates as MATQPRLVNKQFNSPIGLYSEQNVREVIDRETQILSNGAVGVNFYNPAVGKPANLQNSAVLRMLEEEENRQRNGHHPSVKRVAWPPPQDSGEFTEQEAVQAQGGAQYPSQSPGLQNNHAPNHQAASPQPAYRPLHVQTGSASPIVQSPHSPVLNQSPAGYRPATPVKQWAPVHSPVGTPTRSPQFQPHFNAPQQYQPPQQQYQSPQQHYQPPQQYQPPQQQYQPPQQHYQPPQQYQPAPQQYQPPPQQYQPPQQQYQPPQQQYQPPQQQYQPPQQQYQPPQQQYQPPQQQYQPPQQQYQPPQQQYQPPQQQYQPPQQQYQPPQQQYQPPQQQSQPPQQQYQPPQQQYQPPQQQSQTPQPQQQPQTSQSTPVQQASQPQVQAPAQASAAPGRQQSAPAPAPAPAPAQKKVVEPPPATITLRPQAPVSQAPAPLITSQPATATLRGGKHLRGDLKWPPEDVRARMEQERKHEEEIAMGPAVRPPKNIKDYSSFYEQNRLNDTYPRYVIPPGTQFFRPV